The DNA region TTCATCTTGTTGCTTTTACCATCTGACTAAAAAGCAGCTGTCGCCAGTcagatgtgtgtttggttttggtcTGTACGGTAAGAACCTCTCTGATACCTGGTTCATCCAGGTGTGTAGCAATTATCTGAATGCCCTCAGTGTTGCTTCAAATATATCCAAGAATCAAATGAGAGATTACAAGGTAAAACACTTTTTGACTTTCAAGGGCatggaaacatattttatgtgaTGGGGTCCAACATGAACCAAACATTTCTGCCAGAGTTTGAACTCTTTAAAATGAGATAATCCTGATGTGATGTCATTTACTTCCATGCACCAATCAGGAATTAGCAATATTGCAAAGGCCGTCAGTCAAATGTGATCaaataacagaaatgtttttgagcATTAAACTCTCActaaataacactttttttttttttttttttttactttaactttaattgTTGCCCATTAagtcatttatatttcatgttatgGAAAAAACTGAAGTAATTTGAAAACAGGTTTTCAAGGGCTCTAAAATATTAAAGTTCaattagtaaaaacaaaaaacacaactgagGCATCAAAAAGATGTTAAAACGTTTTTATGTTCTATTTTTCAATATGGCTGAATGATTACGTTTTGGAGATTATCGGTATCAGATCATTTAGTTTAGGTCTCTACTTTTGGTTGCTttactgcatttattttcataatataaTTAAACTCTTCGCCCAAAACTTCAAAATATTCCCACATACAGCAATGCAAATCATACTGTTTTGGAGATTTCCACTGCTGAAACATCTGCCACCCCAATACAGTGGagatgttacatttaaaaagttcaACAGCAGCATGTGTTTCCACAAACAATCCACAGACCTGCCTGCATCTAAATTCaattaacaacataaagttgaaaatagaaatacaaagtaaaaCTGTCCACAGAAAGGTCTGAGGATCGCTTGATACAACAATttgggaaaaatatttttttgtaatttggtttgtcctgtgttttccagctgttttgcctctgctttaaaataaatggggACATTTGCAGTATGTAAGACAAagtcagagagacaggaaacagactgagagagacaaAGCTTCCTTTCTCTTACAGAGCAGCTCCACATTCCTCTCATTCTGCTGGGCACGACCTAACCGCAACTACAGCTGGCTCTGTGTCCGTCTCAGGGTCTTCTGGGaattttttgcccttttttgAAGTTAGGAAATCCCTGCAAGGACCCACTTGGGGATCtctcagaaaatctgattatttttaggGTCTGGTTTTGACATCTGTAAGCTTGCTTTCCATGTGTGTCAGATGCTCTGATAATagtgttataaaaataaagatttccaCTTTGATTGTGCTAAAAATAACCATTGCAGCCAGATCCTTCAATGACACACTGATGACATTAACACGTTATTTCCTGTTAATGTCGGCTCACCTTTGAGAAGCAAAACACATCTGACTGAGTCAGGAAAGTCCGGAGATCTTAAACAAGCATGTGAAttgcttttaaattgtttaaaatgctTTGACTTTGGTTTTAACTTTTTCCTTAAAAgatgaagtgaaaataaaagagaaataatcaTATCTTCTGTATGAGTTATTGCTTCTCTTTTCACAAAGTaacaatatgacaaaaaaacaaacacttcctgaCAGAGCTGCTAATTCATGTCTTTGGTCTGGCGTTTAATGATTCTGCTAGAATAGAATTTCCGgctttcatctctctctgttgaCAGCTCATTATCTTCTCGGTCTTTTGctcaaaaacaacttttcaccAGCCCACCCTCCATATGTCGCCTGTGCGCCCATCCATCCTTTCATCCCGACTCTCTGTTaggttttttgggggagaaaaaagaatcTACTTTAAGTTTAGCCAGCTCAGAACACAATTTTTGTCAGCAGAAAGAAAGACTGGAAGCCATTCTGGCTAAATCACCTGAGTCTGATTGCTCAGTTTAGTTTCTACTAATATTTGCTTAATCAAAGATTAAAGATGAACCCATTTTTACTGTTGCGAATTTACACTATCTGGGATTAATAGGTAAAGCTTTAATATTTGTGATTATGATAGATTTTTGCCCcaaaaattacaattatttttagaATTAGTATCTGTATGTACTGGCACACACACCAATGTAGGAAAGGACAAGATCTTAAAATCCTACTGGACCAAAAGGGGGTCAGGAATGATTTAATATGAATGAAGCTACGGGTCAAAAGGCTTCCAGTCCTGACAAACACTGCAGGATATTTTGTACCgactgaactgaaagtgaacTACCCCAAAAACCAGTCCATCTCTGACACGTCCACATTCCCTTCAGCCTCTCCCTCTCGTTTCCTTCAATTCAAGAAACTGTCCATACTGGAAATACTATTACACTGATGAAAATTCTGCTAAAACTTAGTATTGTAATTATGTCGAAAGCAAATTACATTTCTATATAACACGTATTGGTTGTAGTTTGTAATTGGTTGCATTTTAGCAGCTTTTGTATGATATGGACAAACAGTGGGACATGAAACaaagattttaaagtttttttgccCATTTAGAGGGATATTTCATGACATTGATTACATTCGTTATTAAATTATCTGGTATTATTGCATTCATAAAGCAGACATGACATGTTATAAAATCTTAGAAGAGCTAAAACATGATCAATACACTATGctgataaaataatatttcttaatAGTCGTGTGTTTCATGGttgaaatgttaatattttaaatctcaCTGCACCATAACGAGGTCAGAGTTAACTCACTTCATTTGACATTTGAACTCCTCCACACATCTAAAAAGATGCTcaagtgttaaaaaagaaacagatccGGCCCCTGCTCTGATTCCCGGAAGCCCTTGTTCCCTTTTCCTAAGGCAAACCCTGGAGCGGGGagagttaaatatttaaagtggcAGTGAATATTTGATCCACAGTACTTATCATCAGTCTGTTTGAATTACCCCTCGAGCCTCTCCAGTTGAAATTAagagcagaactttcaaacttTTTGAGACATACTGGACTGGTATCTGACTCTGCTCGTTACTCAAACGACAGCAGGTCCGGGTGGGTCTCTGAGTCATCAGCGCTCACTCCGGTGCCTTTACTGTAGGGGGCGCCGTTACCCAGCAGGATATCCTCGCCCAGGCTGATGCGGCAGGAAGTTTTCCCCGAGCGGGGGTGGAGGCCAGCCGTGAGTCCGGCCCCGGTGCCTTCTGCCACACGTCGGAGGGCTTAACTCTGGGCTCCAGGGGGGGATCTTTGTTGATGAGGTCTGgcacagagagctgcagctggGACTGATGtttctcttcacctcctccattGCTCCCATTTTCCACtacatcttcttcttcacctaTCACTTCATCAACTTTGCCGTTGCTTCCTGTCGTCTCCCAACAATCAGCAGCAGATTTCTTCTCTGCTGGGCCTGGAGGCAATGTGAGCTCTTCTGATCCCTCGACCTCCTTCacggcctgctgctgctcctcgcTGTTCCTCGGCTCCTCCTTGGCGATGAGAGGCGTCTTGTCAGGAGACgaggggaaggaggaagagTCAGCAGGGTCCGGAGAGGAGACCACGGGGTCGGAGGAGATCATCATGTCCTGTGTGGTCTTCAGGGCCCGCGGGAGGCGCTTCTTCCCCGATGGGGGTGGTGGGTCCAGCCGGGGGAAGGAGTCAAAGGAGGAGATGTGactggaggagagggaaaatTGGGAGGTGGAGAGTGATGGGGAAGGAGGAGAAAGTGGGAGACATAGAAGCAATTAGTTAAACAGAGTTTAAAAGTAAGTACTGTCCCACCAAAAGTTCTGGTACTGGTACACATGCTGCGGTCTTATTTACCCTGTTctgtctaaaaaaaatgtacagtcctctttttttttctatatttcttcATCTTGGCATGTAACtcttggaaagaaagcaaataagctttTGCGTAAAGCAAATAAACCTTAAGCACACAATCTTTTGGAGCTGATGGAACCACTACAAAAACCATGTCAAATCTATGCTGAAAGCTGATTGGCTGACGGAAATAAGGATAACTAAATTGTAAATTAGAAACTGTAGGTGCACTGTGAATTAATGAATTGGTTAAATGTTGATTGAATTAGACAATGGTGTGCAGCTGTTGAAAGAGCAAAAAACCCGGATGTGGGAGAAGCTAGGGATgaccatggagaaggactttcagttggcctcaaggaagttgtGGCAAACCGTTATACGACTCAGAAAGGGAAAGCAGGGCTTGGCTCAGGTTTTGTCCGGCAGCAGAGGAGAACTACGGACCCCGACCAACATGGCCTCCAGGGAGGAGGCAGAGTTTGAAGACTCGGGGAAGACTCATTCCAAATCCCTGGCAGAGGTTCTTGAGGTAGTCAAAAACCTCCTCAGCTGCAAGGCGCCAGGTTTGGATGAGATTCACACTGAGATGCTGAAGGCTCTAGACATTGTTTGGCCGTCTTGGCTCACATCATTCAGTGTCGGggacagtgcctgtggagtggtaCCCAGGTTTGGTGGTTCACATTTTTAGGAGTGCGCTCCAATTATcgggggtatcacactgctcagcctccctggAAAAGTTTATTCTAGGATGTTGAAAAGGAGGCTTCAAAGGATTTTCAAAAACTCTGATCCAGTGAGGTAATGTGGATTCTGTCCTGGCCAGAGTGGTTGCAACTAGCCACCATGTCCTTGTATAACCAAAGTGAGAGCTTTGTCTGTATACTTACAAAGCCAAACACGTTCCCAGTGGGAGTTGGCCTCTGTCAGAGTTAGATAAGCggaagataatggatggatggatggatgatcgTTCACTGGAGCAGTTGGGGATGCACTCAAAGACAATTCATTTCAATAAGCACTGCTGTGCTGTAGAGAATGTGAAGAGCACAGAAAGTCTCTCAGATTCATGTTTATGAAAAATAGGCTGGTGTCTGTATAGTAGGAGCGTTTATCTCGTTTAACCAGGTGATTACATACGTATCTAGATACTATCTAGAAAATCTGctacaaaataatgcaaaagtgttacttaaataaatcaatggTTTCTGCaatttttacttcaaatacaaaatcaaaaataccaCAGAAATGATGTCTTAAGCTGGACTGGTGCATGTTCTTATAGGAACAACACAGGCTTCATTGACCGTTTTCCTTCAACTCGGGCAGTGGGATGTAGTATTAGCTGCTATTCTTgtgtaactttaaaaatatctgaGGAGAACTTTTATAAAACTTCATGGATTTTATTGTAATGCATCTCAACTTGTAAACTTAACAACCTATGTCATTTGTAGATCTTCATGAATATTACTATACTGCTCAGACTTGTTTACATCTTTTACTGTCTTTTtatatacaaacatttgtaacaagtTGTGTGGTGACGTCAGCATTTCTATCATACTGCTGCATCTTTTGAAGACTGACAAGGTCAGGCAGTGTTATATAAGATGGTCTgacatttctttctgtgtggGATTGTTCTGGATGTCTGGCAGCAGGTGGCCTACTTGATTAGAAAACATACCTACAGTAGGAGAGGAGCAGGTTGcacatactgacacacacagagactacAGGCACAAGACTGTTTGGACGGACAATTACTtagaaaaatatagtt from Anoplopoma fimbria isolate UVic2021 breed Golden Eagle Sablefish chromosome 8, Afim_UVic_2022, whole genome shotgun sequence includes:
- the LOC129094660 gene encoding uncharacterized protein C1orf226-like, whose translation is MSNGTSFTATPFSVDELPSSHFDQSMFENSTAQQQSPQTSRPGQPSTRRSAASANHNLGSSSVDSPSSGGQQRLKNAINLGKAVGAKVNDLLRRKEPSHLGDIGVTEVNKNVDSVWSCMDQLNQTTANSHISSFDSFPRLDPPPPSGKKRLPRALKTTQDMMISSDPVVSSPDPADSSSFPSSPDKTPLIAKEEPRNSEEQQQAVKEVEGSEELTLPPGPAEKKSAADCWETTGSNGKVDEVIGEEEDVVENGSNGGGEEKHQSQLQLSVPDLINKDPPLEPRVKPSDVWQKAPGPDSRLASTPARGKLPAASAWARISCWVTAPPTVKAPE